The Pseudanabaena yagii GIHE-NHR1 genome segment GGATCATTGTGCCATTGAGTTAAGAAGGTGGCAGTTGGCAAGGGAATATCTTTGCCAAACATTGCTTGTAAATCCGCCATGATGTTCTGTACTGCATCAGTTGGAGGCATTTGCGAAAGCGATCGCGAAAAATTACCGCTAAATATAGCTACTAAAATTGGCTGTTGAATGTATTTCTGCCAATTGTAAAATTCAACATAGCGATCGGGATTATTGCCATTGACATACGCCATCGTGTGTGGCTCAGATGCCCAGAACTGTTTTGGAAATTTCAAGACTAATTTATTTAATGCCCCCATTCCCAATTGCTGAATAGCCGCTAATTTCGATTCAGGTAATGGTGGGGAGAACTTGAGCGTTCCACGTTTTAGGACACCTAAAGGAACCGTAACAATCACTCGCGAGCCGCTAAAAACTCCGCGATCAGTCGTCACTTGCACACCTGTATCATCATAGGCGATCTGCTGCACAAGATGCTGAGTACGAATATCCAAATCTTTGGATAGAGCCTGCACAAGTTGAATATATCCTTTAGGAAAGACAACATCCGCCCCTGAGAATCCTGAATCTTCGTCAAAACCTTTGACCCCTAAATTGGCAAGGTCATCGCCAACTTCAGTCTCAATCGCTGAAGATAGGGCTGCTCGAAATCCTTTAAGAGTGATACCTGTGATTTCTTCAGACTCAATTATTTGTTGAGCAATCTCTGCGAGAGTAGTCTGCCTTGATGAACTAGGAGCTTTTTTGAGTTTGTTAACTCTATTCTTAAAGACTCGCAATGCTCGACTTATATCCTGTTCTTCTGATTCGTTGAGCAGTTGATTGATACCTTTATAATTCCATTGCGATTGAATATCTGAAACTACAGTTTGGATACCAAATTGTTTGACTAAGGGAGAGATCGGATTATCATCAACTGTATGAATCCATGCAGCACCAAGATCTAAAGGAACACCTAAAGAATCATCAGTCCACATTCTGCCCCCAATGCGATCGCGACCTTCTAGGATGATTACTCGATAACCTTGAGATTGTAATTTTTTGGCTGCCGCGATACCCGCAATCCCTGCCCCAATCACAATAATTTGCTGTTCATCTTCGCTCTCTTTTGGTGATGACTTGGCTGAACCCTGATTAGAGCTAAATGCTCCTCCACAGCCACACAACCAACTTGTTGCCCCAGCATAGGTCAAGTTACGAGCCTGAAGTAAAAACTTACGACGATTATATTTGTCCATGAAATTTGTCTATGAAAGACGATTTTCTATTTCTGCAAGTAAAAAGACGGCGCAATGCGCCGCCTTTTTGATTATTCAACCGTGACAGATTTGGCGAGATTGCGGGGCTGATCGACATCTAAGCCGCGATGTGCTGCTACATGGTAGGAGAGCAATTGCAAAGGAATTACCGTGAGAATTGGTGAGAAAATTTCCTCTACTACAGGAATTGGCAAAATGTGATCGAATACTTCATGCGCCGCAGGATCATCTAAAGGCGCAACCCCGATCAATTTGGCATCTCTCGCTTTTGCCTCTTGCGAATTAGAAAGAACTTTCTCATATACGGCTCCGGGGGTGGCGATCGCCACTACAGGCACATCTTCATCCAGCAAGGCG includes the following:
- a CDS encoding flavin monoamine oxidase family protein — its product is MDKYNRRKFLLQARNLTYAGATSWLCGCGGAFSSNQGSAKSSPKESEDEQQIIVIGAGIAGIAAAKKLQSQGYRVIILEGRDRIGGRMWTDDSLGVPLDLGAAWIHTVDDNPISPLVKQFGIQTVVSDIQSQWNYKGINQLLNESEEQDISRALRVFKNRVNKLKKAPSSSRQTTLAEIAQQIIESEEITGITLKGFRAALSSAIETEVGDDLANLGVKGFDEDSGFSGADVVFPKGYIQLVQALSKDLDIRTQHLVQQIAYDDTGVQVTTDRGVFSGSRVIVTVPLGVLKRGTLKFSPPLPESKLAAIQQLGMGALNKLVLKFPKQFWASEPHTMAYVNGNNPDRYVEFYNWQKYIQQPILVAIFSGNFSRSLSQMPPTDAVQNIMADLQAMFGKDIPLPTATFLTQWHNDPFAYGSYSTFSLNGSIQDCDRLAEPIGDRVFFAGEATYGKHLGTVHGALLSGEREANRIAKVS